The sequence TAAAACGAACCTtgaagaatttgataaaCTCCTCTTGTGAAAAACCAGATTTTTTATCAGATGCTGCTGCTACTTTAAagtctttaattaattgttcaaTATCCTCTGGAGtatatttggtttttttaattatttcttcTTTCTCCTCTTTTGATAGTTTTGAATTTCCCATGTTTTAAatgtattgattttaaaaaaaaataaaattttttgaaagttttaaataacaacttagaaagtttttttttgatttgttttttttatttttttttttcaaaaaaaacatttaaaaaatatcttttcagCAAAATTTTTTGGGttcagattttttttttaatcattttcatttaactttttttttttttttttttgggcaACCCAAAAgtagtttttaataatttcattttgaataataaatgataataaaaaaattattataaaaataatcataataataaatttctaaataaattattattgcataatttagttttttttttttttttttttttttttttgagaccATATATAAGAATATAATCTTTAAccccatttttttaataattaatagtaaaataatttcattttttttattatttttattttaatataataattgtttgCAAGGGTTGTCATAGAAACATATCATTCTAACGAACTTGTCTGATTGAGAAGCTGATTTTACAAATTCTTCACGAGAAATTTTTATGGAAGTGATAgaataaacaaaatcaattgcTTCACTTGTTGTGTAACCCATTGCACTGCTACATACAACTACAATATTaactaatttttcaatttctccAGCTTCAAGATAACCACTTTTATCACTATcgaataaatcaaataaaaatcctAATTTATCTGTAGTTGGTGCTCTTGTCATCATATAAAGAGCTGTAATAAACTCTTTAACATCAATCAcaccattctttttttttttttttttattattattttttttaaaattaataagttttaaaatatatatatacatatttttaaattaataagttttaaaaaacatatattggtttaaataatttaataatattataaattactTACACCATCAGAATCGAATAATTTGAACATTCTAACCATTGATGCTTCATCCCATTCGTTGAAACGGATTCtgaagaatttgataaattccTCTTGTGAAAAACCAGCTTTTTTGTCTGATGCAGCAGCAACTTTGAAATCTTTTGTTAATTGTTCAATATCACCAGAGGtatatttggtttttttcattatttcatCCTTTTCTTCTTTGGATAGTTTTGAATTTCCCATTTTTGAAtgtaattatttacaaaaaaaagaaaaaaataatgataaataataataaaaattaataataaaaaaaaaaaaaatgatttctctttccaaaaaaaaaaaaaattcgatAAGTtgaaaaatctaaaatattcaccactaaaaataaaaaattacaattttttttatttgaaaatttttcttcataaaaaaaaaaaaatcgctatcaa comes from Dictyostelium discoideum AX4 chromosome 2 chromosome, whole genome shotgun sequence and encodes:
- a CDS encoding NCS-1/frequenin-related protein — encoded protein: MGNSKLSKEEKDEIMKKTKYTSGDIEQLTKDFKVAAASDKKAGFSQEEFIKFFRIRFNEWDEASMVRMFKLFDSDGNGVIDVKEFITALYMMTRAPTTDKLGFLFDLFDSDKSGYLEAGEIEKLVNIVVVCSSAMGYTTSEAIDFVYSITSIKISREEFVKSASQSDKFVRMICFYDNPCKQLLY